The following nucleotide sequence is from Fibrobacter sp. UWB2.
AACTGCGTCCTAAAAGCAAATTATGGAAAAGCAGATTTACTGGCAGCGCATCGGGACGGTAAGCTGGTTGCCCGCGCAACACTGGAGGCACCCGGCTTCAAGAAACCTTCCGCATTCCAATACATCATACACGGTTTTTGGCGAGTATACCTTAACACGAAATGGAGCGAAATCAATGGATTCGTGGCCATGGACGAAGGCGCCAGCAAGCCCTGCCACGATTTTCAGAAATCAGGGCCGGACATCTGGTATCTCAGCATGCTCGAAGTAGACCCGTCTGCACAGGGGCAGGGCGTCGGTTCGCAATTTTTAACTTATATAGAAGATTATGTACGAGAACGCGGCGGCAAGCAGTTGGCGCTATTCACAAATTCAAAAGAAAATCTCGCTTTTTACAGCAAGCGAGGATACGAGGTCTTCCACGAATGTGAAATCGAGCACAACGGCCGAAAAATCGGCAGCTGGAGCATGAAGAAGACGCTATAGACGAAAGAAATGACGACAAGAAAAATCCGATGAGCTTTACCTTTCGCATCTTTTTTGCATAAATTTATAGCATGAAACCCGCTCTAAAAATAATTGCAATTTTGCTCATCATTTGCGTTACAAGTGTAACGACTGCGCTTGTCATGAAAAAGCTGTACTCCGACACAAAACGGACGAGCATCACAAGCGAGTTTGTGGAGCAGCAAATTAGCGAGATTTCGGAGCTTGCGACCCTCCACCACCACTACCGCAAAAATGCAAACTACCAGGACGCGAAAAAACTCCTCGAATACATGCCCAACTGGAGAATCAACAAATCCATCAAGGAATTTTCGCTTGTTTATGAGGGCGATGTCAAGCTGGGTTACAATTTGAAGGACATCAAGATTCTTGTCGAGCCGAACACGCAAAGCATTTTTATTTATCTGCCGGAGCCCAGGATTCTAAGCCACAGCATCGATTTCGAGAGCATACAAATTCTTTGGGAAAAGCAAGGCTGGTTCAACAACATCCGCTTCGAAGACTTCAAGCAGTTCTTTATTTCTGAACAAAAGAAATACGAACAGGAGAACAGCGAGGAGCTCAAGCGCAGAGCACGCGAGCATGCGATGAAGTTAATCCAGTTGCGGCTCGGGACAACCATAGAACACGGCTACAAGGTCAATCTGGAGCAGCGCGAATAAAAACTGGCCGCCCCGCGAGGGACGACCAATTTAATTTTCGGTCTGGATCCTATCGCCTCTATCGAGGCTCCAGGATGACAGCAGGCGAACTTAGTTACCGCGTTCGAAGCGGATGAAGTTCACGACCTTCAAGCTGGTAAGGCCGAGCTGCTTTGCAACGACTTCCTGGAGGTAGTCCTTGACAGAGAGCTTCTTCGGGTTCTTTTCAGACATGAAGAATTCCTGGTCTTCGAGAACGATTTCCTTAAGGACCTTAGCCACGCGGCCATCAATCTGGCGCTGCATGAATTCAGGCTTGGTCTGCTTGCCAGAAGCTTCGATCTGAGCCTTGGCAATTTCCTTTTCCTTTTCGATCGTTTCAGCCGGAACTGCAGCATCGTTCAATGCAACCGGAGCGAAAGCAGCGGCCTGCATAGCGATGTCCTTAGCAGCCTGCTTGAGAGCAGCTTCGTCAGCAGAGCCTTCGAAAGCGAGTTCAGTGATAACACCGATCTTGCCCTTCATGTGGCTGTAAACGCCAAACACGGAGTTCGGAACCTTCTTGATTTCTGCAAACTTGCGGAAGTCAATGTTTTCCTGAATCTTCACGAGGACGTCCTGGAGGCGGTCATTGATCTTGACGCCATCGACGACAGCGTTCTTGAGATCTTCGACGGAAGCGATATCCTGCGTTTCAACAGCCTTGGTGGCCATAGCAGCGAGGGCAACGAAGTCGTCGTTGTTGGAAACCGGTTCAGTTTCGCAGGTGAGTTCGAAAGCGGCAGCCTTGTCAGCAGTTTCGATAAGGTAAACGCGGCCTTCCTTAGCAGCCTTGTCTGCGCGCTTTGCAGCGACAGCAGCACCGTGCTTGCGGAGGAGTTCAACGGCCTTGTCCATGTCACCGTCAGTTTCGACGAGTGCCTTCTTGCACTGCATCATGCCGACGCCAGTCTTCTGGCGGAGTTCGTTAACGAGGGAAGCGGTAATCTGCATATTACTTGTCCTCGCCGTTGTCGAACTTCTTCACTTCTTCCTTGGATTCCTTCTTGTCAGCAGCGACGCGCGGCTTGACGTTAGCAGCGATGTAGTCCACAATGAGCTTGAGGGACTTCACAGCGTCGTCGTTTGCCGGAATCGGGTAGTCCACGAGGGTCGGATCGACGTTCGTGTCGCAGATGCCGATGATAGGAATGTGGAGACGGCGAGCTTCTGCAACAGCGATCTTTTCGTGAGCGAGGTCGGTCACGACGAGAAGGCCCGGGAGGTTCACCATTTCGCGGATACCACCGAACACGTCGAGGAGCTTGGCGCGTTCACGAGTCTTGTCGAGGACTTCCTTCTTGGAGAAAGCCTGGAAGGTGCCGTCCTGTTCCATGGTGTCGATCTTGTCAATCTTCTTGATGGACTTGCGGACAGTCTGGAAGTTCGTGAGCATACCGCCCAACCAACGGTTGGTGACGGAGAACTGGTTGCAGGTAGCAGCAGCGTCGAGCACGCACTGACGTGCAGTCGGCTTCGTGCCAACGAAGAGCACGGTCTTGCCAGATTCAGAAATCTTGGCAGCAGCCTTAGCAGCTTCTTCGAGGAGGTCACGAGTCTTGGAGAGGTTGAGAACGTAGATGCCGTTCTTTTCTGCCAAGATGTACGGTTTCATTTTCGGATTCCAGCGCTGAGTCTGGTGACCAAAGTGGGAGCCTGCAGCAAGCAGATCTTCGACGGAAGGCAAATTAGCCATAGTATATTTTCCTTTTCGGTTGTTACTACCCGGACTGCAATTAAGCCACAAAGCGAAGTCAATATTAATTGTACCGCGCCACCGAAGCGACTCTTGCAAGCCGGTGATTGTTTATGCCCAGGCGATATTGCTTGGACGGGGGTAAATTTAGAAAAAACAAAATTTCATGTCTAGTCAATTTTTTCGTTTACACCTGCAACTGACATAACGATATGAGTATAGAACAATTCATCAAGGAGTTAACTATGCCGAAGAAAAAGCAATACCAAATCGTAAACGCTCGCGTAGAAGTGTTAAGCGGAGGTCCAGGGCCAGGAATCCTCGTTGCTGAGTTGGAACTTCTACCCCAAACCGCAAAAGGCAAGCCGCTTTTCCTTACCATCGATGAAGTCGACGGCATGCCAGCAATATTCAAGACAGAAACTTCCGTATTCGACTGGTTCATAAACGAGGCCGAACATGAAAGCGACCTGATTGAACTACAAAACAAAGCCTCGCTGTACGAAGGCGAAAGCTATGCCGAGCTCTTCGAGAATCACGAGGGGATCGAATGCTACGACGGGCTCCGCTACCTGATTTACGTGACGCGCGCTGAATGGAAGAATCTCAAGTCATTCATCAAGAAGACCAAGGGTAAGCTCCTCAGCGAAATTGAGATTCCAAAATCTGACGTCGAAGAGGACTGGGAAAACGGAGAAGAGGATTTTTAAAATCCTCTTTTTTTTGTACACAAAAAAGGAACGCACCGCGTTCCCTTTTTGCGTTCTTCAATGTTTTCCACTAGAATCCTAGTCCCTCCTCTCCACATCCGTACTGTTCCGCTTCTTTCGCGGCATCGTACAGAGCGAGTTCATCGAGCGTGGCGTAAATGCGATTTTCATCCACGTTATCAAGCAAAAAGTCAGCCTGAATCGAGATGGCATCGCTATCCAAGTTACAAATGACATCGCAGACTCGCCGCCTCTGCTCAAGAGAAAGACAATTAAAGACGACCCCAATAGACGACGAAGTATCGCCTTCCAAACGGGTGAAATTCACCCCCATGCTATTGCAGATTGCCGTGCGGAGTTCTTCGCGCATATTTGCCAAACGCTTCAAACTTGTTGTCCAGCTCATCTTGGGGAACTGCGAGACATACCGATCCAGACGTTCCCTGATGTAAGGCACGCTCCAATCAGCGAGTCCGTCTTTCCCGACATAAAATGTTTCTACGGGATAGCCCTCCCGCATGTAATCAACATCCACACTGACGACATCGCGCCGATAAGGGTCCACGAACATCTTGCCCTCGTTATCGCGGAACGGGAAATCCACAGTTTTCCCGTTAGTCTTGATTTTGACACGGATGTCGTACGCCGGGTGGAGCGCCAGCAGCATTTGTTCCACCTCGTCGCATATCCAGCGTTTTTTCCCAAAAAACATAGACTCTCCTTTTTACCGATACAGGTACGGCAGTTGCCTCATATTATTATAGAACGTCGTCATATTTGATTCCTGGCTATCCATCTTGTGGTTCGGATCGTCAATACGGATGCAGCGGATTGGGTAATAATAATCCTGTTTCAAGAGGACCCCTCTCATGGTTTCCTTAACCCCTTCCTGTTGCTCTTTCGTGTAATGGTTCGGTACAATCACAGTCGGGAATCCATCACTCGTCCAGACGACGCTCAGGGAGTCCACAAATTCCATAGAATCCTTCTCGTTATTGTAAAACCCGGACAGGTTCAGTTCAACCGTATCGACCCACCCATAAGTCTCTTCGTGCAGGCGAGCTCGCAAACGTTTCAAGCCGCTTGGGTCCAAAGAATCCACAACCTTAGTAGGGCTAAATGTCGGCCAATACATCAAATGCCCCTTTGGGGAGAAAAACAGCCCCGCATTCTGCTCCGCCGAGGCGATTTTCCAGCCCGCAGGACACGCATTGAGTCGCCCTATAGAAGAATAATAGCGCCCTCGTTCGCATGTGGAATCCAGGCAGAAACTGCAATGCGTCTTGTATCGCAAATTTTCCAGCATCAAGTGGAAAGTCACGGTATCACCACCCGCCACAAAGCCCGAATCGTGTTCCGACATGTCGCAGCCAGTATACCCAGCATACTTCAGCACTATATATTCATTGCTGTCGCGCGGGTCCACAAAGGTCTCGAGCTTCTGAAAATAGTAGCTATCAATATCCTTTTCAGGGCAATGCGCATAATTACGGGGAGGCTTCCACGAAATTTCCACCCTACTAATAAATATGGAGATTACCCCACCAATGATTAAGCCGATAGTAAACCACAACAACCACTCGCCTAAAGATGAGCCAAAGATTTTAAATGAAAGGGGTTTAAAGAGTTTCACGCGAACCTCCAAAGATGCATACACCATGATATCGATTCATCACAATCACATGTAAACACGTCAAACAAAAAATTTTTTGAAAAAAGCTCAACTTTTTCAGTTTACTTTTTTACTTTAACAGTCGATATATAACACGGCTATGATTTGGACGTCTACATTCTTCAATCTCAAAAGTTTAAAAAACTTTACAAAGAAAGTTTTCGGCTGTCATATTATGACATACCGGTTTGCTATATTTAGGAATATGAGATTGAATAAGATTTTCTCTGTTTGTTTTTCCTGCGCCTCCAACAGCGCAACATCGGTTTTTGCTTCTATAGGTCCAGCAAACGGCTTGACCAAATAATCAACATTTTCGCAATTCACGCCATAGTCTTTTGATAAAAAGTTATCAAAGGGCGTTTTGCCGTCTTTCCACAAGAATTTCACCTTCCCAAAGGAGATTGCTCATGCAGCACAACAACACCAAGGCCACCGCAGCCCAGATCAACAACCTCATCGCCATTGCCCAGGCCGCCCCGAGCGAATATGCCCACGACAAGGCGATTTACGCCCTTTGGGACATTTTCGGGGACTACTTCATGGCACTCGTCGCCAAGAACTCGTTCCTAATCAGCTCCGACTTTAGCCTCAACGGCTGCAGCCCCAAGGAACGCAAGGCCAACCTGGCCGGCGACGCCTATATGGTCTTCTGCAAGGCAGTGCAGGATTTCGACCCGACCTTGAAAGTTCCCTTCGAAGCGTTCTTCGCCCAAAAAATCAGCTGGCACATGGCTGACGAAAAGCGCAAAAACACCAAGTGCGACAAACAAGAAAAAGCCGAAAGCAGGCTGAAAAAAAACGATGACGAAGCCGACTCCATCATTGACAACGGCGATATGAACCCGTTCACCGGGGAACGCAACGTGCTCGAAAGCGACTACGAACAGTGCGAAATCATCGACATCATCAGGCTCCGCCTCGCCAACAGCCCCAAGATGCTCAAGGCATTCGACACCATGTACGAGGTGAGCCGCAATTGCGACAAGTACACCGACGTCGAAGTCGCCCAGGCGCTGCACTGCACCCGCGCCAACACAGGCAAGATCAAGAAGAACATCTGCAAGTTTTTGATCGACTGCGGGCTCGAAGACGAATGCCGCCTCCTCATGGCGGCGTAGTGCCTAGTCGATATCGTAAAATTCCATAGTAACCTCCTAGTTGAAAAAGCCCGGTGACCTTTGCGTCATCGGGTTTTGTCTTCAGCAAAAAAAATTTTCCCTACCCCTTCAAGAACGCCAGAATCCTTGCACGGTAATCCGGGGCTTCGTCATAGGCGGCATGGCCGTAGTTCTCGTAAACGTAGAGTTCTACCGGCACACCGTTTTGCTTTAGCACTTCTGCAATTTCGCGAGAGGCGATTACGCCCAAGACCTGGTCAAGTTCGGCGCCCAAAACGAGCGTCGGGCACTTGAGTTTTTCAAGTCCTGCAAAAGCATCGTATTCGAGGCAAGCGCGGGCAAGCACGCAGAATCGAGCCATATCCTGTTCAGTCGCATTCGTATTCATGCGCATCAGGCTCTTTTTGTACTTGCGGATTGTTTCGGCAGAAAAAACTTTATCTATAAAATTCGAGCAGAGGGCTTCGATATCGCGAGCTTCGGCGAGGCGTTTCCATTCCGTCATCACCGCGCGAGACATATCGTTCAAGCGAGCAGCACTGCAACCAAGCGCCAAGCGTTCGACCTTCTGCGGGTATTGTTCAGCAATGATTTGCGAAATCATGCCACCCTGCGAAATTCCAATGAAGCAGGCGCGTTCAATGCCCAACGCATCCATCGCTTCGGCAGTATCAGCCGCCATCTGTTCCATCGGATACGATTCACCGAAATTCTTTTTGCGGTCGAACATGTAGACCGTAAAATCGTCTGCAAATATCTTGTACGAATCCACCACCATCGAGGCAAGGCCCATCGTACTCTTGAGACTCATCCCCGGCAGTAACACGAGCGTACGCGCGCCCGTGCCAAACTTGAGGTAGTCCATTTCAAAATTGTCGGTTTTTACGGTCTGTACGGTATAATCAATCATATTTTAAAGATACTATAATTTTAAGGTCTTCAGATATGCTTTTTGCTCATCCGTGATGCGATAGCTTTCAATCGCCTTCTGGATAGTCTTGTTGTGCGTCCATGCATTGAGCACGCGTTTTTCAATGAACGGGAGCGTCGCCTCGTACTGCTTTGCAAGTGCCGTCGCAAAGAACCACGCCACCATCATATTGAGGTAATATTCCTCACTGCGGATTTTCGAAACCCATTTCAAAAATTTCGGATCAAAGTCATCATCCAAAAAGAACGACATCAAAGTTTCGATACCAAAGCGGACAGTGTAAACGTCCGTCACGGGAGCTTTCATCCAGCGTTCGACATCTTTCAAAAGTCGCTTGCGGTTCGCGGCCTTTGCAAAAACTTTCGGGCGCATCTGGTCGCAAGTTGCCCAGTTATCCACATACGGCAAGAACGCATCGATGTGCGACACGCAATCATCATAGTCCTTAATTAAAGACAAAATAAACGCATGGATTTGATTTTCGTCGTAATACTTGTGCGGGAGCGTGGTCAAAAATTTTTCCACGTCAGGATGGTTTGCAAATTCCTTTGCGATGGCTCGCAAATCGGGAGTGCGCACGCCGATAATCGACTTTGCATCCGTCGTCGGGATTAGCTTGCTATGGAAAGCCTTGAACTTCAAATCCTGTTTTGCGAAAAGCGCTTTTTGAATTTCGTTGATGATAGACATAAAAATACCTGATTAAAAAATAGTCACAAACATTGATAAAGGAATCGCAGAACACCTCGCGTCGCGCCAATCTTTTACATTTTCTTGTTTTAGAGAAAATTGCTTTACACAAAATGTAACAGTACAAAAATTGTTACAAAAAATTTCAAGGTTATTCTTGCCCACCGACACTTTTTTACTACATTATAAGTCCGATGAAAATATCGGACACCATCGAAGCTCACCTGTATTCAGCCGTTGCAACGATTTCGCAACGTCATCAGGCGACCCCCTCCGAACAAGCTATTAAGCACCCGATTTTTCCCCTCTTTAACTGTCTTTATCGTTTGGCAAAAGCTACTGGCTTTTGCCTTTATTTTTATACAAACTTTATAACAACCCCCGGCACAGTGGCCGGCAAGGAGACGCTACATGGCTAAGGCAACCGCAAAGAATTCGGCAAAGCAGCCTAAGTACATTTTTATCACGGGCGGCGTCGTAAGCTCGCTCGGCAAGGGAATCACCTCGGCATCGCTCGCGCTCCTCTTGAAGAGCCGCGGCTACAAGGTGTTCATGCAAAAGCTCGACCCGTACCTGAACGTGGATCCGGGTACGATGAGCCCTTACCAGCATGGCGAAGTTTTTGTGACTGACGATGGCTACGAAACCGACTTGGACCTTGGCCACTATGAACGTTTTGCAGGTGTGCAGTGTTCCAAGGCATCGAGCTACACATCGGGCCGTATTTATTCTTCCGTACTTTCTAAGGAACGTGCAGGCCATTACCTGGGCGGTACGGTACAGGTCATTCCGCACATCACGAACGAAATCAAGGATGCATTCCGCTCGGCAGCCGAAAGCGGTGCAGATATTATCTTGTGCGAAATCGGCGGTGTGGCAGGCGATATCGAATCGCTCCCGTTCCTCGAAGCAGCAAGACAGTTCCGTTTCGAAGTCGGTGTCGAAAACACCTGCTTTATCCACTTGACTTTGGTGCCGTACCTCAAGGCTGCAGGTGAACTCAAGACCAAGCCTTCGCAGCACTCCGTCGCCGAACTCCGCAACATCGGTATTTTCCCGGACATTCTCGTGTGCCGTACCGAAATGCATATTCCGCAGGAACATCTCGACAAGCTCGCACTTTTCTGCAACGTGAAGCCCGAATGCGTCATCGAAGAGAAGGACGTGAAGGATTCCGTTTACGCCGTGCCGCGCGAACTTTCCAAGCAGGAACTCGACTTGCGCGTTTTGGAACAGCTTCATTTGAGCGTTCACCCGATTGTACATTCTGAATGGGATAGCCTCGTCAAGAAAGCCACGCAGCCCAAGTACGAATGCACCATCGCACTCGTCGGCAAGTACATCGCCATTCGCGATGCCTACAAGTCCGTGCACGAAGCTTTGCAGCACGCCGGCATGGCCAACAACGCCAAGGTGAATGTGGAATGTATCGAAGCCGAAGAACTCGAAAAGAATCCGAAGCTCATCAAGAAGGCTGACGGCATTTTGATTCCGGGCGGTTTCGGAAGCCGCGGTGTCAACGGCAAGTGCACTGCCATCCGCTACGCTCGCGAAAACAAGGTTCCGCTGCTCGGCATCTGCCTCGGCATGCAATGCTGCGTGATTGAATTTGCGCGCGACGTTCTCGGCTGGAAGGACGCCAACTCCACCGAATTCGACGAAAATACAACGCACCCGGTCATCGACTTGATGGACGAACAGAAGAACGTCACGGAAAAAGGCGGCACCATGCGCCTGGGCGCTTACCCCTGCAAGCTCGCCAAGGATTCCAACGCGGCCAAGCTTTACAAGAGCGAAAAGATCAGCGAACGCCATCGCCACCGTTACGAGTTCAACTACAATAGCGAATTCCGCAAGGAACTCGAAAAGGCGGGACTCAAGATTGCAGGTACATCGCCCGACGGAAAGCTCGTCGAAATGGTCGAACTCAAGAATCACCCATACTTTGAAGCTTGCCAGTTCCATCCGGAATTCAAGAGCCGCCCGACAGATCCGCACCCGCTGTTTACAGGTCTTGTAAAGGCTGCCCTCGAGCAGAAAAAAGCGAACGGGAAAAAGCCTGCAGCGCCATCCGAAAAAGCGAAAAAGGCTAAAACAAAGTAATACAAACATGCTCACGAGACGCCCAAAAGCGTCTCGTTTCTTTTTACATTTTGTGAATTTAACGCAAAAATTGTAAATCTAAAATTTGTAATCGCGGCCAGCTCGGTTGCGATTTTTCTTTTACTTTTGGCGATTTTGAACGAATTTCGCCATTTTGATTTTTTGGCACGGGCTTTGCATTAGGGGTAGCGAACAAAAATTAAAAACCTCAAAAAAGGATACAAACATGAAGCTCGTCACAGCTTACATTCAACCAGAACGGCTTAACTTCGTAAAGCAAGCCCTTTACGAAAATAAGATTTACAAGATGTCCGTCACTAACGTACTTGGCTGCGGCCAGCAGAAG
It contains:
- a CDS encoding GNAT family N-acetyltransferase, translated to MKLEFGLQTREELDEASAIMARAYEDYDYVTLYFRDAEKSRKGVQIFMNCVLKANYGKADLLAAHRDGKLVARATLEAPGFKKPSAFQYIIHGFWRVYLNTKWSEINGFVAMDEGASKPCHDFQKSGPDIWYLSMLEVDPSAQGQGVGSQFLTYIEDYVRERGGKQLALFTNSKENLAFYSKRGYEVFHECEIEHNGRKIGSWSMKKTL
- the tsf gene encoding translation elongation factor Ts: MQITASLVNELRQKTGVGMMQCKKALVETDGDMDKAVELLRKHGAAVAAKRADKAAKEGRVYLIETADKAAAFELTCETEPVSNNDDFVALAAMATKAVETQDIASVEDLKNAVVDGVKINDRLQDVLVKIQENIDFRKFAEIKKVPNSVFGVYSHMKGKIGVITELAFEGSADEAALKQAAKDIAMQAAAFAPVALNDAAVPAETIEKEKEIAKAQIEASGKQTKPEFMQRQIDGRVAKVLKEIVLEDQEFFMSEKNPKKLSVKDYLQEVVAKQLGLTSLKVVNFIRFERGN
- the rpsB gene encoding 30S ribosomal protein S2, whose product is MANLPSVEDLLAAGSHFGHQTQRWNPKMKPYILAEKNGIYVLNLSKTRDLLEEAAKAAAKISESGKTVLFVGTKPTARQCVLDAAATCNQFSVTNRWLGGMLTNFQTVRKSIKKIDKIDTMEQDGTFQAFSKKEVLDKTRERAKLLDVFGGIREMVNLPGLLVVTDLAHEKIAVAEARRLHIPIIGICDTNVDPTLVDYPIPANDDAVKSLKLIVDYIAANVKPRVAADKKESKEEVKKFDNGEDK
- a CDS encoding CTP synthase; its protein translation is MAKATAKNSAKQPKYIFITGGVVSSLGKGITSASLALLLKSRGYKVFMQKLDPYLNVDPGTMSPYQHGEVFVTDDGYETDLDLGHYERFAGVQCSKASSYTSGRIYSSVLSKERAGHYLGGTVQVIPHITNEIKDAFRSAAESGADIILCEIGGVAGDIESLPFLEAARQFRFEVGVENTCFIHLTLVPYLKAAGELKTKPSQHSVAELRNIGIFPDILVCRTEMHIPQEHLDKLALFCNVKPECVIEEKDVKDSVYAVPRELSKQELDLRVLEQLHLSVHPIVHSEWDSLVKKATQPKYECTIALVGKYIAIRDAYKSVHEALQHAGMANNAKVNVECIEAEELEKNPKLIKKADGILIPGGFGSRGVNGKCTAIRYARENKVPLLGICLGMQCCVIEFARDVLGWKDANSTEFDENTTHPVIDLMDEQKNVTEKGGTMRLGAYPCKLAKDSNAAKLYKSEKISERHRHRYEFNYNSEFRKELEKAGLKIAGTSPDGKLVEMVELKNHPYFEACQFHPEFKSRPTDPHPLFTGLVKAALEQKKANGKKPAAPSEKAKKAKTK
- a CDS encoding DNA alkylation repair protein encodes the protein MSIINEIQKALFAKQDLKFKAFHSKLIPTTDAKSIIGVRTPDLRAIAKEFANHPDVEKFLTTLPHKYYDENQIHAFILSLIKDYDDCVSHIDAFLPYVDNWATCDQMRPKVFAKAANRKRLLKDVERWMKAPVTDVYTVRFGIETLMSFFLDDDFDPKFLKWVSKIRSEEYYLNMMVAWFFATALAKQYEATLPFIEKRVLNAWTHNKTIQKAIESYRITDEQKAYLKTLKL
- a CDS encoding DUF4230 domain-containing protein, whose protein sequence is MKPALKIIAILLIICVTSVTTALVMKKLYSDTKRTSITSEFVEQQISEISELATLHHHYRKNANYQDAKKLLEYMPNWRINKSIKEFSLVYEGDVKLGYNLKDIKILVEPNTQSIFIYLPEPRILSHSIDFESIQILWEKQGWFNNIRFEDFKQFFISEQKKYEQENSEELKRRAREHAMKLIQLRLGTTIEHGYKVNLEQRE
- a CDS encoding alpha/beta fold hydrolase; the protein is MIDYTVQTVKTDNFEMDYLKFGTGARTLVLLPGMSLKSTMGLASMVVDSYKIFADDFTVYMFDRKKNFGESYPMEQMAADTAEAMDALGIERACFIGISQGGMISQIIAEQYPQKVERLALGCSAARLNDMSRAVMTEWKRLAEARDIEALCSNFIDKVFSAETIRKYKKSLMRMNTNATEQDMARFCVLARACLEYDAFAGLEKLKCPTLVLGAELDQVLGVIASREIAEVLKQNGVPVELYVYENYGHAAYDEAPDYRARILAFLKG